In a single window of the Dryobates pubescens isolate bDryPub1 chromosome Z, bDryPub1.pri, whole genome shotgun sequence genome:
- the CAV1 gene encoding caveolin-1, with amino-acid sequence MSGTKYVDAEGFLYTAPIREQGNIYKPNNKMMADELSEKAVHDVHTKEIDLVNRDPKHLNDDVVKIDFEDVIAEPEGTHSFDGIWKASFTTFTVTKYWFYRLLSAILGIPMALIWGIYFAILSFLHIWAVVPCIRSYLIEIQCISRVYSICIHTFCDPLFEAIGKMFSNIRATVQKEI; translated from the exons ATGTCCGGTACCAAATACGTAGACGCGGAG GGTTTTCTGTACACGGCGCCCATCAGGGAGCAGGGCAACATCTACAAGCCCAACAACAAGATGATGGCAGATGAGCTGAGCGAAAAGGCGGTGCACGACGTGCACACCAAAGAGATCGACCTGGTCAACCGAGACCCCAAGCACCTCAACGACGACGTGGTCAAG ATTGATTTTGAAGATGTGATTGCTGAGCCAGAGGGAACACACAGCTTTGATGGGATTTGGAAGGCCAGTTTTACCACCTTCACTGTTACAAAATACTGGTTTTATCGTTTGCTCTCAGCAATCCTTGGCATTCCAATGGCTCTCATCTGGGGCATCTACTTTGCCATTTTGTCATTCCTGCACATCTGGGCGGTGGTGCCATGCATAAGGAGCTACCTGATTGAGATCCAGTGCATTAGTCGCGTCTATTCGATCTGCATCCACACATTCTGCGACCCACTGTTTGAGGCCATAGGCAAAATGTTCAGCAACATCCGAGCCACAGTACAGAAAGAGATTTGA